In the genome of Candidatus Microbacterium phytovorans, one region contains:
- a CDS encoding NYN domain-containing protein — MAERNTWVLVDGENIDATLGGSILGRRPQPDERPRWDRLLSFVAGRWNQQAKGLFFLNATEHLPMSFVQALLALGYRPVPLSGPSDAKVVDLAIQRTLAALEARDADVVLVSHDRDFVEGVAALAGPDRRVGVIGFQEFRSAELTAIPDVEFFDLEYDAQAFDARLPRVRIIPIEEFDPAAFLD; from the coding sequence GTGGCCGAACGCAACACCTGGGTCCTCGTCGACGGCGAGAACATCGACGCGACCCTCGGTGGATCGATCCTCGGGCGCAGGCCCCAGCCCGATGAGCGCCCGCGCTGGGATCGTCTGCTCTCGTTCGTCGCCGGCCGGTGGAACCAGCAGGCAAAGGGCCTCTTCTTCCTGAACGCCACGGAACACCTGCCGATGTCGTTTGTGCAGGCGCTCCTCGCCCTCGGTTACCGGCCGGTGCCCCTCTCGGGGCCGTCGGATGCCAAGGTCGTCGACCTCGCCATCCAGCGGACGCTCGCGGCACTCGAGGCGCGGGATGCCGATGTCGTGCTCGTCAGCCACGATCGCGACTTCGTCGAGGGTGTCGCCGCCCTCGCCGGGCCCGACCGTCGCGTGGGCGTCATCGGCTTCCAGGAGTTCCGCAGTGCCGAGCTGACCGCCATCCCCGACGTCGAGTTCTTCGACTTGGAGTACGACGCGCAAGCGTTCGACGCCCGCCTCCCGCGCGTGCGAATCATCCCCATCGAGGAGTTCGACCCCGCCGCCTTCCTCGACTGA
- a CDS encoding MFS transporter, producing the protein MTSIVDDRSLIQHTGWGYFPVAFVARLPFAMMVVGVLTLVASATGSVALAGLTSGVVGVGVVVAGPIIGDLVDRHGQRAVLVPVGLANGILLALFPVVVLAGMPEPLVLVAAALIGLSAPQAAALSRTRLVAIARDRVHGARRERTLSRVMSYESAADETAFVIGPVLVGVLAAFLAPWAPIAVAAALSFAFVTAFALHPTAALADGDPAVPTERAPWSAVLSRPVLILAAATFGVGLFFGSTLTSLTAFAQSAGDGEKAGLLYGLMGVGSAALALTVMLLPARFSLRARWLVFGGVLVASAAGYALSRDLPAVIVMLCLMGLGVGPTLVTLFSLAGQRSPVGRSASVMTLLGSSLTLAQALSSAVTGALAEATSAQVAMALPFIASVLVLVLGVANAAQTRRRR; encoded by the coding sequence ATGACGTCGATCGTCGACGACCGTTCCCTCATCCAGCACACCGGCTGGGGCTATTTCCCCGTCGCATTCGTTGCGCGACTCCCGTTCGCGATGATGGTCGTGGGGGTGCTCACCCTCGTCGCGTCCGCGACCGGGTCGGTCGCGCTCGCCGGCCTCACCTCGGGTGTCGTGGGCGTCGGTGTCGTCGTCGCGGGACCCATCATCGGCGACCTCGTCGACCGGCACGGGCAGCGCGCGGTGCTCGTCCCCGTGGGGCTCGCCAACGGCATCCTTCTCGCGCTGTTCCCCGTCGTCGTGCTCGCGGGCATGCCGGAGCCGCTCGTGCTGGTCGCCGCCGCTCTGATCGGGCTCTCCGCGCCGCAGGCCGCCGCGCTGTCTCGCACGCGACTCGTGGCGATCGCGCGGGACCGCGTGCACGGAGCGCGTCGCGAGCGCACCCTCTCCCGAGTGATGTCGTACGAGTCCGCGGCGGACGAGACCGCCTTCGTGATCGGACCGGTGCTCGTCGGCGTGCTCGCCGCCTTCCTCGCGCCGTGGGCACCGATCGCGGTCGCCGCCGCCCTGAGCTTCGCGTTCGTGACGGCGTTCGCGTTGCACCCCACCGCGGCGCTCGCTGACGGCGATCCCGCGGTGCCGACCGAGCGCGCGCCGTGGTCGGCGGTGCTGTCGCGGCCCGTGCTGATCCTCGCGGCGGCGACGTTCGGCGTCGGACTGTTCTTCGGGTCGACGCTGACCTCGCTCACCGCCTTCGCCCAGAGCGCGGGCGACGGAGAGAAGGCGGGCCTCCTCTACGGGCTCATGGGGGTGGGGTCGGCGGCGCTCGCCCTCACCGTCATGCTCCTCCCGGCGCGCTTCTCGCTGCGCGCGCGGTGGCTCGTGTTCGGCGGCGTGCTCGTGGCATCCGCTGCGGGTTACGCGCTGTCGCGCGATCTTCCGGCGGTGATCGTGATGCTGTGTCTCATGGGTCTCGGCGTCGGGCCGACGCTCGTCACGCTCTTCAGCCTCGCCGGTCAGCGCAGCCCCGTGGGGCGATCCGCGTCGGTCATGACGCTGCTCGGCTCGTCGCTCACGCTCGCGCAGGCGCTGTCTTCGGCGGTCACCGGCGCGCTCGCCGAGGCGACGTCCGCGCAGGTGGCGATGGCGCTCCCGTTCATCGCGTCGGTGCTCGTGCTCGTCCTGGGGGTCGCCAACGCCGCCCAGACCCGTCGTCGCCGCTGA
- a CDS encoding AarF/UbiB family protein, whose protein sequence is MPGGRARYRRILRFSARAIAQAWWYELALPRLGLRRVADRTRAHRLQVTARRFRALAVDLGGLMIKVGQFLSSRLDVLPPEVTGELEQLQDEVPPVPFPEIRALAEAELGVPLSRAFAAVDERPLAAASLGQAHRARLAPEDAALAGFEAVVLKVQRPGIDAIVEIDLAALRRVAGWLSRVRIVSDRVDMPALVEEFAHTSSDEIDYVHEAANAERFTANIADGARVGAPEIVWERTTRRVLTLADVTAIKVNDVAALRAAGIDPAEVATEFAAVMFDQLFGDGFFHADPHPGNIFVTPHAPDVSGRTWRFTFIDFGMMGQVPEGLRRGLRRVVIAVAARDGRGLVAGIQEVGVLLPSADTADLERALTQLFARFGGMGFAELQEVDPREFRDFADEFGEVVRSLPFQFPEDFLLIIRAMSLTSGLCSALDPSFNIWNAVEPYAQRLLSEESGGVVRDVGARAWGAVRGLAAVPGRLDELLTRVEEGRLAVQSPSVERRLGRLEQGLRRLVSAVVFAALFVGGIALRAQDAVFGTIVMALSVPPLLHAVLAGIGSRRSRSRR, encoded by the coding sequence ATGCCGGGCGGCCGCGCCCGGTATCGTCGCATCCTCCGCTTCTCCGCACGCGCGATCGCGCAGGCGTGGTGGTACGAACTGGCCCTGCCGCGCCTCGGCCTCCGTCGCGTCGCCGACCGCACGCGCGCCCATCGGCTCCAGGTCACCGCGCGCCGATTCCGCGCGCTCGCCGTCGACCTCGGCGGGCTGATGATCAAGGTGGGTCAGTTCCTCTCGTCGCGGCTCGACGTGCTGCCGCCGGAAGTCACCGGAGAGCTCGAGCAGCTGCAGGACGAGGTGCCGCCCGTTCCGTTCCCGGAGATCCGCGCGCTCGCGGAGGCGGAGCTGGGCGTGCCGTTGTCGCGCGCCTTCGCCGCCGTCGACGAGCGCCCCCTGGCCGCCGCATCGCTCGGTCAGGCCCACCGCGCCCGGCTAGCCCCGGAAGACGCGGCGCTGGCCGGTTTCGAGGCGGTCGTGCTGAAGGTGCAGCGCCCCGGCATCGACGCGATCGTCGAGATCGACCTCGCCGCCCTCCGCCGTGTCGCAGGGTGGTTGAGTCGCGTGCGCATCGTGTCCGACCGGGTCGACATGCCCGCGCTCGTGGAGGAGTTCGCACACACGAGCAGCGACGAGATCGACTACGTGCACGAGGCGGCCAACGCCGAGCGCTTCACGGCGAACATCGCCGACGGCGCCCGCGTCGGCGCGCCCGAGATCGTGTGGGAGCGCACCACGCGACGGGTCCTGACCCTCGCCGACGTCACGGCGATCAAGGTCAATGACGTGGCGGCACTGCGCGCGGCGGGCATCGACCCGGCAGAGGTGGCCACCGAGTTCGCGGCCGTGATGTTCGACCAGCTCTTCGGAGACGGCTTCTTCCACGCCGACCCGCACCCGGGCAACATCTTCGTCACCCCGCACGCTCCCGATGTGTCGGGCCGCACGTGGCGTTTCACCTTCATCGACTTCGGCATGATGGGGCAGGTTCCCGAAGGACTCCGCCGGGGGCTCCGACGCGTCGTCATCGCGGTCGCCGCGCGCGACGGACGGGGGCTGGTCGCCGGCATCCAAGAGGTCGGTGTGCTCTTGCCGTCCGCCGATACGGCCGACCTGGAGCGCGCGCTGACGCAGCTGTTCGCGCGCTTCGGGGGCATGGGGTTCGCAGAACTGCAGGAGGTCGACCCTCGCGAGTTCCGCGACTTCGCCGACGAGTTCGGCGAGGTCGTGCGCTCGCTTCCGTTCCAGTTCCCCGAGGACTTCCTCCTCATCATCCGGGCGATGTCCCTGACGTCGGGACTGTGCAGTGCGCTCGATCCGTCGTTCAACATCTGGAATGCGGTCGAGCCCTACGCCCAGCGGCTCCTCAGCGAGGAGAGCGGTGGCGTCGTCCGCGACGTCGGCGCACGCGCATGGGGCGCCGTGCGGGGTCTCGCCGCCGTGCCGGGGCGCCTGGACGAGCTGCTCACGCGGGTGGAGGAGGGGCGGCTGGCGGTGCAGAGCCCGTCGGTGGAACGCCGCCTGGGACGCCTCGAGCAGGGCCTCCGCCGCCTCGTGTCGGCTGTCGTGTTCGCGGCCCTCTTCGTGGGCGGGATCGCGCTGCGCGCACAGGATGCCGTCTTCGGCACGATCGTCATGGCGCTGTCGGTGCCGCCGTTACTGCACGCGGTCCTCGCGGGCATCGGCTCGCGTCGCTCGCGCTCTCGGCGGTAG
- a CDS encoding PadR family transcriptional regulator, which yields MNDSFSGRFPSQGFGGSGGLGGAMPQELWDTLGELKKGFEQTFGQGFGQAFGQKVGTRVGRGDVRAAILSLLAEQPMHGYQIIQQIEERSGGSWKPSPGSVYPTLQLLTDEGLIEVEESAGRKTYSLTDAGRAESEHTDRPWASSEEGEQPAGRERRHGGHGALPKAGANLAQAAMQVGRTGTPEQIQEAVDIIDDARRKLYAILAQG from the coding sequence ATGAACGACTCATTCAGCGGCAGGTTCCCCTCGCAGGGCTTCGGCGGCTCCGGAGGCCTCGGCGGCGCGATGCCCCAGGAACTCTGGGACACGCTCGGCGAACTGAAGAAGGGCTTCGAGCAGACGTTCGGACAGGGGTTCGGGCAGGCTTTCGGACAGAAGGTCGGCACGCGGGTCGGTCGCGGTGACGTCCGCGCGGCGATCCTCTCGCTCCTCGCCGAGCAGCCGATGCACGGCTACCAGATCATCCAGCAGATCGAAGAGCGCAGCGGCGGCTCGTGGAAGCCCAGCCCGGGCTCCGTGTACCCCACGCTCCAGTTGCTGACCGACGAGGGTCTCATCGAGGTGGAGGAGTCGGCCGGACGCAAGACCTACTCCCTCACGGATGCCGGGCGTGCCGAGTCCGAGCACACCGACCGTCCGTGGGCGTCGTCGGAAGAGGGGGAGCAGCCGGCCGGTCGCGAGCGCCGCCACGGTGGCCACGGCGCGCTGCCGAAGGCCGGTGCGAACCTCGCCCAGGCGGCCATGCAGGTCGGCCGCACGGGAACGCCGGAGCAGATCCAGGAGGCCGTCGACATCATCGACGACGCCCGGCGCAAGCTCTACGCGATCCTTGCCCAGGGCTGA
- the msrA gene encoding peptide-methionine (S)-S-oxide reductase MsrA, translating into MSDDGSITRTPGTETAVLAGGCFWGMEDLIRRQPGVLDTRVGYTGGQNDHATYRNHPGHAEAVEIVFDPTKTTYRDVLAFFFQIHDPSTLNRQGNDIGSSYRSAIFPLTPEQEQVARDTIADVDASGLWPAPAVTTIEPAGRFWQAEPEHQDYLIKHPGGYTCHFPRAGWVLPSRDAQEAAPTA; encoded by the coding sequence ATGAGCGACGACGGCAGCATCACCCGCACCCCCGGCACCGAGACGGCGGTTCTCGCCGGCGGCTGCTTCTGGGGCATGGAAGACCTGATCCGCCGCCAGCCCGGCGTGCTCGACACGCGCGTCGGCTACACGGGCGGCCAGAACGATCACGCGACCTACCGCAACCACCCCGGTCACGCGGAGGCCGTCGAGATCGTCTTCGACCCGACCAAGACGACGTACCGCGACGTCCTGGCGTTCTTCTTCCAGATCCACGACCCCTCGACCCTCAACCGTCAGGGCAACGACATCGGATCGAGCTACCGCTCGGCCATCTTCCCGCTGACGCCCGAGCAGGAGCAGGTCGCCCGCGACACGATCGCCGACGTCGACGCCTCCGGGCTGTGGCCGGCGCCCGCAGTGACCACGATCGAGCCCGCGGGTCGGTTCTGGCAGGCGGAGCCCGAGCACCAGGACTATCTCATCAAGCACCCCGGCGGCTACACGTGCCACTTCCCGCGCGCGGGCTGGGTGCTGCCGAGCCGCGACGCGCAGGAGGCCGCGCCGACCGCGTGA
- a CDS encoding M18 family aminopeptidase, whose translation MSDTVAPTPAPAPESARDAAPDAGARRRHAEDLADFVAASPSSFHAAAEVARRLTAAGFAPREEAEAWRVAPGDRGLVVRDGAVIAWAIPPTATAETALRIFGAHTDSPAFKLKPRPTTGRAGWLQAGVEIYGGPLLNSWLDRELRLAGRLVLDDGTAVDAATGPLLRLPQLAIHLDREANDHLSLHKQAHTQPVWGLGAPESADLLAELATAAGVDAARIRGYDVVTADAARGAVFGKDDVFFASGRLDDLASVHAGLVALESGAGGGEHIAVFAAFDHEEVGSATRSGASGPFLADVLERLQSALGADREQQLRALAASWCVSSDVGHSVHPNYPEKHDPVVQPVLGSGPILKINANQRYATDAAGAAAWHGWCAEAGVESQEFVSNNAVPCGSTIGPLTATRLGVRTVDVGIPILSMHSARELAGTADLLALSRVAGAFFA comes from the coding sequence GTGTCCGACACCGTCGCCCCCACTCCCGCTCCCGCCCCCGAGTCCGCACGTGACGCCGCGCCGGATGCCGGCGCGCGCCGCCGTCACGCGGAAGACCTCGCCGACTTCGTCGCGGCGTCGCCCTCGAGCTTCCATGCGGCCGCCGAGGTCGCCCGTCGCCTGACCGCGGCGGGCTTCGCCCCGCGGGAAGAAGCGGAAGCGTGGCGGGTCGCCCCCGGCGACCGTGGGCTCGTCGTCCGTGACGGTGCCGTGATCGCCTGGGCGATCCCGCCGACGGCGACGGCCGAGACGGCCCTGCGCATCTTCGGCGCACACACGGATTCGCCCGCCTTCAAGCTCAAGCCGCGGCCCACGACGGGGCGCGCGGGGTGGTTGCAGGCCGGCGTCGAGATCTACGGCGGCCCGCTGCTGAACTCGTGGCTCGACCGCGAGCTGCGGCTCGCGGGCCGGCTCGTGCTCGACGACGGAACGGCCGTCGACGCGGCGACCGGTCCGCTGCTGCGGCTGCCTCAGTTGGCGATCCACCTCGACCGCGAGGCCAACGACCACCTCTCACTCCACAAGCAGGCGCACACCCAGCCGGTGTGGGGTCTGGGTGCTCCCGAGTCGGCCGACCTCCTCGCCGAGCTCGCGACCGCGGCGGGAGTGGATGCCGCCCGCATCCGCGGCTATGACGTCGTGACGGCGGACGCGGCGCGAGGGGCCGTGTTCGGGAAGGACGACGTCTTCTTCGCGAGCGGGCGACTCGACGATCTCGCGTCGGTGCACGCGGGGCTCGTCGCGCTGGAGAGCGGCGCCGGGGGCGGCGAGCACATCGCGGTCTTCGCCGCCTTCGATCACGAGGAGGTGGGATCGGCCACCCGCTCGGGGGCGTCGGGCCCGTTCCTCGCCGACGTGCTCGAGCGGCTCCAGTCAGCCCTGGGTGCCGACCGCGAACAGCAGTTGCGCGCCCTGGCGGCGTCGTGGTGCGTGTCCAGCGACGTCGGTCACTCGGTGCACCCGAACTATCCGGAGAAGCACGACCCCGTGGTGCAGCCGGTCCTCGGGTCCGGTCCGATCCTCAAGATCAACGCCAATCAGCGCTACGCGACCGACGCGGCGGGCGCCGCGGCATGGCACGGCTGGTGCGCCGAGGCAGGGGTCGAGAGTCAGGAGTTCGTCTCGAACAACGCGGTACCGTGCGGGTCGACGATCGGACCGCTCACGGCGACGCGGCTGGGAGTGCGGACGGTGGACGTCGGCATCCCCATCCTCTCGATGCACTCCGCTCGCGAGCTCGCCGGCACGGCCGACCTGCTCGCCCTGTCACGCGTCGCGGGCGCCTTCTTCGCCTGA
- a CDS encoding NAD(P)H-binding protein, with amino-acid sequence MARILLIGGHGKVALRAEPLLAEAGHDVTAVIRNPAHEAEVAATGVRPLVADVENTDLDGLVALVSGYDLVVWTAGAGGGDPARTYAVDRDAAIGSMDAALAAGVSRYVMVSYFGASEDHGIPEDDGFFAYAEAKAAADAHLRSTALDWTILAPSALTLDPATGRIDVPASESGSVSRGDVAAVIAATVVEPATVHRTIRFNAGEVPIADALRAVAGE; translated from the coding sequence ATGGCACGCATCCTGCTCATCGGCGGACACGGGAAGGTGGCGCTGCGCGCCGAACCGCTCCTCGCGGAGGCCGGACACGACGTGACGGCTGTGATCCGCAACCCGGCGCACGAGGCGGAGGTCGCGGCGACCGGTGTCCGCCCGCTCGTGGCCGATGTCGAGAACACCGACCTGGACGGACTCGTCGCCCTCGTGAGCGGGTACGACCTCGTTGTCTGGACCGCCGGTGCCGGCGGCGGAGACCCGGCGCGCACGTACGCGGTGGACAGGGATGCCGCGATCGGCTCGATGGATGCCGCCCTCGCCGCGGGGGTGTCCCGGTACGTCATGGTCTCCTACTTCGGCGCCTCCGAGGACCACGGCATCCCCGAGGACGACGGCTTCTTCGCGTACGCGGAGGCGAAGGCCGCCGCCGACGCGCACCTGCGTTCGACCGCCCTCGACTGGACGATCCTCGCGCCGTCCGCGCTGACCCTCGATCCCGCCACCGGACGCATCGACGTGCCGGCATCCGAATCGGGTTCGGTCTCGCGCGGCGACGTCGCGGCCGTGATCGCCGCGACCGTGGTGGAGCCGGCGACGGTGCACCGCACCATCCGCTTCAACGCCGGCGAGGTGCCCATCGCGGATGCCCTCCGTGCTGTCGCGGGGGAGTGA
- a CDS encoding ABC transporter ATP-binding protein produces MSGVALRFDDVRFRYPSGTEALRGVSLSIDAGERVAIVGQNGAGKTTLVRHLNRIFVPTSGTVTVGERPTSGSTIAQMATLVGYVFQNPDEQIFARTVVADVMFGPRNLGAGEEEARERALAALTTVGLADQADAHPHQLSLSERKRVALAGVLAMRTPVLVLDEPTTGQDARGVEMIARVVAEVSAEGRTVVAITHDMDFCVEHFDRVIVMTQGEVRADGTPEQVFGRSDVIDAARVEPPQLMRLAARLGYTERPRTVDAFVDAVAGRGDAPGLGGPGASTDA; encoded by the coding sequence ATGAGCGGCGTCGCCCTCCGATTCGACGACGTGCGGTTCCGGTACCCGTCGGGCACCGAGGCGCTGCGGGGTGTGTCGCTGTCGATCGACGCGGGGGAGCGCGTGGCCATCGTCGGGCAGAACGGCGCGGGCAAGACGACGCTCGTTCGCCACCTCAACCGCATCTTCGTTCCCACGAGCGGCACGGTGACGGTGGGAGAACGGCCGACGTCGGGGAGCACGATCGCCCAGATGGCGACGCTCGTCGGGTACGTGTTCCAGAATCCCGACGAGCAGATCTTCGCGCGCACCGTGGTGGCCGACGTCATGTTCGGGCCGCGCAACCTCGGGGCAGGCGAGGAAGAGGCCCGGGAGCGGGCGCTCGCCGCGCTCACGACCGTCGGTCTCGCCGACCAGGCCGATGCGCACCCCCACCAGCTCTCGCTGTCCGAACGCAAGCGCGTCGCCCTCGCGGGCGTGCTCGCCATGCGCACCCCCGTGCTCGTGCTCGACGAGCCCACGACCGGCCAGGACGCGCGAGGCGTCGAGATGATCGCGAGGGTCGTGGCGGAGGTGAGCGCCGAGGGGCGCACCGTCGTGGCGATCACCCACGACATGGACTTCTGCGTAGAGCACTTCGACCGCGTCATCGTGATGACGCAGGGCGAGGTACGCGCCGACGGCACCCCGGAGCAGGTGTTCGGGCGGAGCGACGTGATCGATGCCGCGCGGGTGGAACCGCCGCAGCTCATGCGGCTCGCGGCGCGGCTCGGCTACACCGAGCGGCCGCGGACCGTCGACGCGTTCGTCGACGCCGTCGCCGGCCGAGGCGACGCACCCGGCCTCGGCGGCCCCGGGGCCTCGACGGACGCGTAG
- a CDS encoding ABC transporter ATP-binding protein — protein sequence MITLTDIGYAYPDAEHFALEKVSLRVERGEIVGIVGASGAGKTTLAKIISGFIPHVDGGELTGSVEVDGADVSQLSLSEAVAKVGLVIQNPFNQISGAKYTVRDEIAFGLENLGVPREEMAERVVAAAELLRIGHLMDSSPYALSGGQQQLVAIASMVVLRTPVLVMDEPTSQLDPAGTRMVFDVLSALRDAGTTIVVFEHKVELLREHCDRIAVIAGETVAAAGEPREILGDPRMTQWGIDATRFTLAARAAVARGLGDRGSAPPVSIDEAAAFFAEAVRA from the coding sequence GTGATCACGCTGACCGACATCGGCTACGCCTACCCGGATGCCGAGCACTTCGCCCTCGAGAAGGTGTCCCTCCGCGTGGAGCGGGGGGAGATCGTCGGGATCGTGGGGGCGTCGGGTGCGGGCAAGACCACGCTCGCGAAGATCATCTCCGGCTTCATCCCGCACGTCGACGGCGGGGAGCTCACGGGATCGGTGGAGGTCGACGGCGCCGACGTCTCGCAGCTGAGCCTGTCCGAGGCCGTGGCGAAGGTCGGTCTCGTCATCCAGAACCCCTTCAATCAGATCTCCGGTGCGAAGTACACCGTGCGCGACGAGATCGCCTTCGGGCTGGAGAACCTGGGCGTGCCTCGCGAGGAGATGGCCGAGCGGGTCGTTGCCGCCGCCGAGCTGCTGCGCATCGGGCATCTCATGGACTCCTCGCCGTACGCCCTTTCCGGCGGGCAGCAGCAGCTTGTCGCGATCGCGTCGATGGTCGTGCTGCGCACCCCCGTGCTCGTCATGGACGAGCCGACGTCGCAGCTCGATCCCGCCGGAACGCGGATGGTGTTCGACGTGCTGTCGGCGCTCCGCGACGCAGGCACGACGATCGTGGTGTTCGAGCACAAGGTGGAGCTCCTGCGCGAACACTGCGACCGCATCGCCGTGATCGCCGGTGAGACGGTCGCTGCGGCCGGTGAGCCGCGGGAGATCCTCGGGGATCCGAGAATGACGCAGTGGGGCATCGATGCGACGCGCTTCACGCTCGCCGCTCGCGCCGCGGTCGCCCGCGGCCTCGGTGATCGGGGCAGCGCACCGCCGGTGTCGATCGACGAGGCGGCCGCGTTCTTCGCCGAGGCGGTGCGCGCATGA
- a CDS encoding energy-coupling factor transporter transmembrane component T, which translates to MASTLYVDRPSPIHRLNPVTKLVILVTVIVVVFAIPFWWVAAGVVAVVIVPAAVVSGCGGRLARLGLTILLPLVIVLFVVQGLTFPGGRTALWEWGPLALTTEGLMFALGIGSRIVCLVLASILFVLTTHPGDLLTALTERGMSPKFSYIISSTLQLIPAFRDRADGILLAQQARGLAVGKGLRGRVGAMMPLLAPLVLGMFTDVEERATAMEARGFGSTARRTALTPVPDSTAQRIVRWSMPLVALAAIVLPLVTGVL; encoded by the coding sequence ATGGCGTCGACGCTCTACGTGGACCGGCCCTCGCCGATCCACCGCCTCAATCCGGTGACGAAACTCGTGATCCTCGTCACCGTGATCGTCGTCGTGTTCGCGATCCCGTTCTGGTGGGTCGCGGCGGGCGTCGTCGCCGTCGTCATCGTGCCGGCCGCCGTCGTCTCGGGCTGCGGCGGCCGGCTCGCCCGGTTGGGTCTCACGATCCTCCTTCCCCTCGTGATCGTGCTCTTCGTGGTGCAGGGGCTCACGTTCCCCGGCGGACGGACGGCGCTGTGGGAGTGGGGACCGCTGGCCCTCACGACCGAGGGGCTGATGTTCGCGCTCGGCATCGGCTCGCGGATCGTCTGCCTCGTGCTCGCCTCGATCCTGTTCGTGCTCACGACGCACCCCGGCGATCTGCTCACGGCGCTGACCGAACGCGGCATGTCTCCCAAGTTCAGCTACATCATCAGCTCGACCCTGCAGCTGATCCCCGCGTTCCGCGACCGCGCCGACGGCATCCTGCTCGCTCAGCAGGCGCGCGGACTCGCCGTCGGCAAGGGCCTGCGCGGGAGGGTGGGCGCGATGATGCCGCTCCTGGCCCCCCTCGTGCTGGGGATGTTCACCGACGTGGAGGAGCGTGCCACCGCGATGGAGGCGCGCGGATTCGGGTCGACCGCGCGCCGCACGGCGCTCACCCCCGTGCCCGATTCGACCGCTCAGCGCATCGTGCGCTGGTCGATGCCCCTGGTCGCCCTGGCGGCGATCGTCCTACCCCTTGTGACGGGAGTGCTGTGA
- a CDS encoding ECF transporter S component: MSTTAPAKTGDSRRLRNTVLIAVGSVVIVATYLYLVIGQPAEVAESSTSQASLIAIAGYVIGAILLAAGSIHRLPTATIAMIPVAIALNIVVGQIVALLGLPVYIDSIGTVLVAALAGPAAGVVTGILTNVIWGLTLSPIALPFAVVQVVIGVMAGYAARYGLFRRFYLAPIAGLVTGIVAAVVSAPISAFIFGGATGGGTGAIVGAFQAMGQSILGATTLQGLLSDPLDKAITFTIVVLILAALPSRFRQRFPFVRQYRVFGKAPTTATSRRAAGTSED, from the coding sequence ATGTCCACCACCGCTCCCGCGAAGACCGGCGACTCCCGCCGGCTCCGCAACACCGTCCTCATCGCGGTCGGGTCGGTCGTCATCGTCGCGACCTACCTGTACCTCGTGATCGGCCAGCCCGCCGAGGTCGCCGAGAGCAGCACCAGTCAGGCCTCGCTCATCGCGATCGCCGGCTACGTGATCGGCGCGATCCTTCTGGCGGCGGGATCGATCCACCGCCTTCCCACCGCGACGATCGCGATGATCCCGGTCGCGATCGCGCTCAACATCGTCGTCGGCCAGATCGTCGCGCTCCTCGGGCTCCCGGTCTACATCGACTCGATCGGCACCGTGCTCGTGGCCGCGCTCGCCGGTCCCGCCGCCGGTGTCGTCACCGGCATCCTGACGAACGTCATCTGGGGTCTCACGCTCAGCCCCATCGCGCTGCCGTTCGCCGTCGTCCAGGTCGTGATCGGCGTCATGGCCGGGTACGCCGCCCGCTACGGCCTGTTCCGCCGGTTCTACCTCGCACCCATCGCGGGCCTCGTGACGGGCATCGTCGCCGCCGTGGTCTCGGCGCCGATCTCTGCGTTCATCTTCGGCGGAGCCACCGGCGGCGGTACGGGAGCCATCGTCGGCGCGTTCCAGGCGATGGGGCAGTCGATCCTCGGCGCGACGACCCTGCAGGGGCTCCTGTCCGATCCCCTCGACAAGGCGATCACCTTCACGATCGTGGTGCTGATCCTCGCCGCCCTCCCGAGCCGGTTCCGCCAGCGGTTCCCGTTCGTGCGGCAGTACCGGGTGTTCGGGAAGGCCCCGACGACGGCCACGAGTCGTCGCGCGGCGGGAACCTCCGAGGACTGA